Proteins co-encoded in one Setaria viridis chromosome 9, Setaria_viridis_v4.0, whole genome shotgun sequence genomic window:
- the LOC117840049 gene encoding auxin-responsive protein IAA14, whose protein sequence is MEMIDAELRLGPPGGDVTVVQPTARKPAAGKRSSSAVKSEASGTGGHDDDAAPASKVQVVGWPPVRAYRKNAFHAAAEAAASVRRTKGGEQGGLYVKVSMDGAPYLRKVDLRTYGGYRELRDALDALFGCFSSSSPDAGCQFAVAYEDKDGDLMLAGDVPWDMFICSCKKLRIMRSSEAR, encoded by the exons ATGGAGATGATCGACGCGGAGCTGCGTCTTGGCCCGCCCGGCGGCGACGTCACGGTCGTGCAGCCGACGGCGAggaagccggcggcggggaaacggtcgtcgtcggcggtgAAGAGCGAGGCCTCCGGGACGGGTGGCCATGACGACGACGCCGCACCGGCCTCCAA GGTGCAGGTGGTGGGGTGGCCGCCGGTGAGGGCGTACCGGAAGAACGCGTTccacgccgcggcggaggcggcggcttcgGTGAGGAGGACGAAGGGCGGCGAGCAGGGAGGCCTTTACGTGAAGGTGAGCATGGATGGGGCGCCCTACCTCCGGAAGGTGGACCTGCGGACCTACGGCGGGTACAGGGAGCTGAGGGACGCGCTGGACGCGCTCTTCggctgcttctcctcctcctcgcccgatGCTGGCTGCCAGTTCGCCGTCGCCTACGAGGACAAGGACGGCGACCTCAtgctcgccggcgacgtgcCATGGGA TATGTTCATCTGTTCCTGCAAGAAGCTGAGGATCATGAGGAGCTCCGAAGCAAGATGA